Proteins co-encoded in one Thermoanaerobaculia bacterium genomic window:
- a CDS encoding VWA domain-containing protein — protein MPRSRVLLIAAAALAAEGSLLAQKTPKVAELPPLAENVTVAITNVEVVVTNSKGNRVPGLKKEDFQVFEDGIPQPITNFYAVTGGRTILADGSEISLSSPPAPAAAAEIPAALKAKYVVYVDNLNIHPLHRTRVFRSVYDFLDKAIGPNAEGMVMTFNRSLKVRQKFTSEKGLLVGALEKVAGEAGGGQTIVSEREDALQKINDMKNQGEAINYAEQVARSMDDDLRASLDGLKTAIDGLAGVDGRKILIYVSDGLPQTVGQELFDTIQTKFHASQASTEAFTFDRTASYLALVREANAQGVTLHAIDASGLQADENVSAERATMDSRPSTFFLRQNYQQPLQTLARETGGIAAINTNDPTRELDEVARDFSDFYSLGYRSTRGAVDRPHQIEVKLTKPGLRARYRSGYMEKTVETRTAEEVTAALTYPRSENPLKFTIAVGDPKAYSAENYLVPIRMSIPLENVTLVPDGAQYRGRLYVYFVVLDSDGKQSDLQIRPLEIKVPLKNYDSARTKTYGYDVQLIMIPGAQRLSVAIRDGVSNAVSFAQKGVFISVLPAEKKAGS, from the coding sequence ATGCCTCGAAGCCGGGTTCTCCTGATTGCGGCCGCCGCGCTGGCCGCGGAAGGCTCGCTCCTCGCGCAGAAGACGCCGAAGGTGGCGGAGCTCCCGCCGCTCGCCGAGAACGTCACCGTCGCGATCACGAACGTCGAGGTCGTGGTCACCAACTCCAAGGGGAACCGCGTGCCGGGGCTCAAGAAGGAAGACTTCCAGGTCTTCGAGGACGGGATCCCGCAGCCGATCACGAATTTCTACGCGGTGACCGGCGGGAGGACCATCCTCGCCGACGGCAGCGAGATCTCGCTCTCCTCGCCGCCGGCGCCCGCCGCGGCCGCGGAAATTCCCGCGGCGCTCAAGGCGAAGTACGTCGTCTACGTCGACAACCTCAACATCCATCCGCTCCACCGCACGCGCGTCTTCCGGAGCGTCTACGACTTCCTCGACAAGGCCATCGGCCCGAACGCCGAAGGCATGGTCATGACCTTCAACCGGTCGCTGAAAGTGCGGCAGAAATTCACCTCGGAGAAGGGTCTCCTGGTCGGCGCCCTCGAGAAGGTCGCCGGCGAGGCCGGCGGCGGGCAGACCATCGTGTCCGAGCGCGAGGACGCGCTCCAGAAGATCAACGACATGAAGAACCAGGGAGAGGCGATCAACTACGCGGAGCAGGTCGCGCGCTCGATGGACGACGACCTCCGCGCGTCCCTCGACGGGCTGAAGACCGCGATCGACGGCCTCGCCGGCGTCGACGGGCGAAAAATCCTCATCTACGTCTCCGACGGCCTCCCGCAGACGGTCGGGCAGGAGCTCTTCGACACGATCCAGACGAAGTTTCATGCTTCCCAGGCGAGCACGGAGGCGTTCACGTTCGACCGGACCGCGTCGTATCTCGCCCTCGTCCGCGAGGCCAACGCGCAGGGAGTGACGCTCCACGCGATCGACGCGTCGGGACTCCAGGCCGACGAAAACGTGTCGGCCGAGCGGGCGACGATGGACAGCCGCCCGTCGACGTTCTTCCTCCGGCAAAACTACCAGCAGCCGCTGCAGACGCTCGCGCGCGAGACCGGCGGGATCGCGGCGATCAACACGAACGATCCGACGCGCGAGCTCGACGAGGTCGCCAGGGACTTCTCCGACTTCTATTCGCTCGGATACCGCTCGACCCGAGGCGCCGTCGACCGTCCCCACCAGATCGAGGTCAAGCTGACGAAGCCGGGACTGCGAGCCCGCTACCGCTCCGGATACATGGAAAAAACGGTCGAAACGCGGACCGCCGAGGAGGTCACGGCGGCGCTGACCTATCCGCGCAGCGAGAATCCGCTGAAATTCACGATCGCCGTCGGCGACCCGAAGGCGTATTCGGCCGAGAACTACCTCGTCCCGATCCGGATGTCGATCCCCCTGGAAAACGTCACGCTGGTGCCGGACGGCGCCCAGTATCGCGGCCGCCTCTACGTCTACTTCGTCGTCCTCGATTCCGACGGGAAGCAATCGGACCTCCAGATCCGCCCGCTCGAGATCAAGGTGCCGCTCAAGAACTACGATTCGGCGAGGACGAAGACGTACGGATACGACGTGCAGCTCATCATGATCCCGGGCGCGCAGCGTCTCTCGGTCGCCATCCGCGACGGCGTCTCCAACGCCGTCTCGTTCGCGCAGAAGGGCGTCTTCATCTCGGTCCTGCCGGCGGAGAAGAAGGCCGGGTCTTAG
- a CDS encoding MotA/TolQ/ExbB proton channel family protein: protein MLEIWNSMSWIARSVVIILGALSIYSITVMIERLITFGKAKKQSLIFARQVTTFLKQDNIAGAIAESKKYKDSHLARVVSAGLYEFQYEVQAGTMNVPGHDVVEAGKRAVEREALMVTADFKRGIGGLATIATTAPFIGLFGTVVGIIHSFEGISKGGGGNLASVSGGIAEALWTTAAGLFVAIPAVWMFNFFMNKIERFQVEMSNSASELLDYFVKKQGAARAS, encoded by the coding sequence ATGTTGGAAATTTGGAACTCGATGAGCTGGATCGCCCGATCGGTGGTGATCATCCTGGGAGCGTTGTCCATCTATTCCATCACCGTGATGATCGAGCGGCTGATCACCTTCGGGAAAGCGAAGAAGCAGTCCCTCATCTTCGCGCGGCAGGTCACGACGTTCCTCAAGCAGGACAACATCGCGGGGGCGATCGCCGAGTCGAAGAAATACAAGGACAGCCACCTCGCGCGCGTCGTCTCGGCCGGCCTCTACGAGTTCCAGTACGAGGTCCAGGCCGGCACGATGAACGTTCCCGGACACGACGTCGTCGAGGCCGGCAAGCGCGCCGTCGAGCGCGAGGCCCTCATGGTGACGGCGGACTTCAAGCGCGGCATCGGCGGTCTCGCCACGATCGCGACGACCGCGCCGTTCATCGGGCTCTTCGGAACGGTCGTCGGCATCATCCACTCCTTCGAGGGCATCTCGAAGGGCGGCGGCGGAAACCTGGCGAGCGTCTCGGGCGGCATCGCCGAGGCCCTCTGGACGACGGCGGCCGGCCTCTTCGTCGCCATTCCCGCGGTGTGGATGTTCAACTTCTTCATGAACAAAATCGAGCGCTTCCAGGTCGAGATGTCGAACTCCGCGTCGGAGCTCCTCGACTACTTCGTCAAGAAGCAGGGAGCGGCCCGGGCCTCGTAG
- a CDS encoding outer membrane beta-barrel protein, with product MKPRSAVLALAAAVLALGLPAAARAQIRQNTVEISPFYGRLFGGEFARGSNSIFDQRVDADDANTWGLRLGYNMTESMELEVQASRTDTHFVTHDSGDLFGSGGERLGDLRIDYLLGYGTFNFGHRRAVPYVTLGAGVGRLQPSATPVAAHDSSRFTASLGAGLKVFVNPHFGLRFDGRGYSTYLNGNDTCSRHDDRRCNDTHWLTNGELSGGLILAF from the coding sequence ATGAAACCGAGATCCGCCGTTCTCGCGCTCGCCGCCGCCGTCCTCGCGCTGGGCCTCCCCGCCGCCGCGAGGGCTCAGATCCGCCAGAACACCGTCGAGATCAGCCCGTTCTACGGCCGGCTCTTCGGCGGCGAGTTCGCCCGCGGCTCCAATTCCATCTTCGACCAGCGCGTCGACGCCGACGACGCGAACACGTGGGGGCTGCGCCTCGGCTACAACATGACCGAGTCGATGGAGCTCGAGGTGCAGGCCTCGCGCACCGACACGCACTTCGTCACCCACGACTCCGGCGACCTGTTCGGCTCCGGAGGCGAGCGCCTCGGCGATCTCCGCATCGACTACCTGCTCGGCTACGGCACGTTCAACTTCGGCCACCGGCGGGCGGTCCCGTACGTCACGCTCGGCGCGGGCGTGGGACGGCTCCAGCCGTCGGCGACCCCGGTCGCGGCTCACGACTCGTCGCGGTTCACCGCGAGTCTCGGGGCGGGGCTCAAGGTGTTCGTCAATCCGCACTTCGGCCTGCGGTTCGACGGACGCGGATACTCGACTTATCTGAACGGCAACGACACCTGCTCGCGCCACGACGACCGCCGCTGCAACGACACGCACTGGCTCACCAACGGCGAGCTCTCGGGAGGGCTGATCCTCGCGTTCTAG
- a CDS encoding mechanosensitive ion channel family protein codes for MSIDPRALPAVSQWDDKLDTFVKAVLVKVADFLPSLLGAVIVLVAFWGLHRLLRGMLNRSLSARTSLLAADILRKLLKYVVLGIGLLMAASQLGFNVLSMLAGLGVAGLAVGLAAKDTMANFIAGLIILWDKPFALGDDVEIGETPGWVRHIELRTTILEDIDGNDVILPNSDVVAKKIINYSRTPRSRLHVPIGIAYGANIEAARTALLAAAAGDARLLESPAPVVIVTELADSAVVLELIVWAADPSRRRLLRAEYLERAKNALDRAGIPIPFPQREVRLLGTAAARA; via the coding sequence TTGAGCATCGATCCTCGCGCGCTGCCCGCCGTCTCGCAATGGGACGACAAGCTGGACACCTTCGTCAAAGCCGTCCTCGTCAAGGTGGCGGATTTCCTCCCCTCCCTCCTCGGCGCCGTCATCGTCCTCGTCGCGTTCTGGGGACTTCACCGGCTGCTCCGCGGGATGCTGAACCGGAGCCTCTCGGCGCGGACCAGCCTGCTCGCCGCCGACATCCTCCGGAAGCTTCTGAAATACGTCGTGCTCGGCATCGGCCTCCTGATGGCGGCGTCGCAGCTCGGCTTCAACGTGCTCTCGATGCTCGCCGGGCTCGGGGTCGCCGGCCTCGCGGTCGGCCTCGCGGCGAAGGACACGATGGCGAACTTCATCGCCGGACTGATCATCCTCTGGGACAAGCCGTTCGCGCTCGGCGACGACGTGGAGATCGGCGAGACGCCCGGATGGGTACGGCACATCGAGCTCCGGACGACGATTCTCGAGGACATCGACGGCAACGACGTGATCCTCCCCAACAGCGACGTCGTCGCCAAGAAGATCATCAACTACAGCCGCACGCCGAGGTCTCGCCTCCACGTTCCGATCGGGATCGCTTACGGCGCGAACATCGAGGCCGCGCGGACGGCCCTGCTGGCCGCCGCGGCCGGGGACGCGCGGCTCCTCGAGTCTCCGGCTCCGGTCGTGATCGTCACGGAGCTCGCCGACTCCGCCGTCGTCCTCGAGCTGATCGTCTGGGCGGCCGATCCTTCGCGGCGTCGGCTCCTCCGCGCGGAGTACCTGGAGCGGGCGAAGAACGCGCTCGACCGCGCCGGAATCCCGATCCCCTTCCCCCAGCGGGAAGTGCGCCTGCTGGGAACGGCGGCCGCCCGTGCCTGA
- a CDS encoding DUF502 domain-containing protein — protein MNALRRSFVTGILTLLPLALTYWFFRFLFNFFDGLLGPAADRAIGRHLPGVGLVVSILLILAVGAVASNVAGKKILAYVSKILENTPLVKSVYTASRQMVTALSPGGGGLKRVVFVEYPRRGVFAVGFVTSRLDWRSPAGSDRKWVSVLIPAALNPTSGTVVVVPEDELLDPGFSVEEGVKLVVSGGFVSPGKNSAGANVE, from the coding sequence TTGAACGCGCTGCGCCGGAGCTTCGTCACCGGGATCCTGACGCTCCTTCCGCTCGCATTGACCTACTGGTTCTTCCGGTTTCTCTTCAACTTCTTCGACGGGCTGCTCGGTCCGGCGGCGGACCGGGCGATCGGCCGTCATCTGCCGGGCGTCGGGCTGGTGGTTTCGATTTTGCTGATCCTCGCCGTCGGAGCGGTTGCGTCGAATGTTGCCGGCAAAAAAATTCTTGCTTACGTCTCGAAAATTCTAGAGAATACCCCGCTGGTCAAGAGCGTCTACACAGCGTCGCGACAAATGGTTACGGCGCTCTCTCCCGGCGGCGGGGGTTTGAAAAGAGTGGTCTTCGTCGAGTACCCGCGCCGCGGCGTGTTCGCGGTCGGGTTCGTGACTTCCCGGCTGGACTGGCGATCGCCGGCCGGGAGCGACCGGAAATGGGTTTCCGTTCTCATTCCGGCCGCGCTGAACCCGACGAGCGGGACCGTCGTGGTCGTTCCGGAGGACGAATTGCTGGATCCTGGTTTCTCGGTCGAGGAAGGGGTTAAACTCGTGGTTTCCGGGGGCTTCGTGTCTCCGGGCAAGAACAGCGCAGGAGCGAACGTCGAATGA
- a CDS encoding NAD(P)H-hydrate dehydratase — protein MRILTSGEMAAVDRAAQRKAGIPSLVLMERAAEGTLELAADRFPGARRVAVLCGPGNNGGDGLAAARLLHARGIAATIVALEPPDGFRGDALANWKAARERELPWIPASRAAVVARELDEADLVVDALFGTGLSRPLSGRARRLVAAANAAGRPILSVDVPSGLSGDRGDVFGPAIRARATAAIAALKRCHAIFPARALCGEIAVVDIGIPDALLETRAHRFAMIGWEEIAPLFPRRPPDAHKGDAGRVAIVAGSRGKAGAALLAALGALRAGAGLVTIACPASIEPGFLARLPEAMTLPLPDEDGALSPAAAEALRALLESCDAAAVGPGLGTGEGARRTVAAVAAARLPALFDADALNAFAGRPEAFRRKAPSIITPHPGEAARLLGSTVARIQRDRPAAAAELARRARAVAMLKGAGTISASPAGNLWLNPTGSAALAKGGTGDVLAGVGAAFLGQGLEASDAAVAAAFVHGLAGEAAGAARGQRGALATEVADAVADVLGSME, from the coding sequence GTGAGGATCCTGACCTCGGGCGAGATGGCCGCCGTCGACCGGGCGGCGCAGAGGAAGGCGGGGATCCCTTCGCTCGTTCTCATGGAGCGCGCCGCGGAAGGGACGCTCGAGCTGGCAGCCGACCGGTTCCCGGGAGCGCGGCGAGTCGCCGTGCTCTGCGGCCCGGGGAACAACGGCGGAGACGGCCTCGCGGCGGCGCGTCTGCTCCACGCGCGCGGGATCGCCGCCACGATCGTCGCGCTCGAGCCGCCGGACGGCTTCCGGGGCGACGCGCTCGCGAACTGGAAGGCCGCCCGCGAGAGGGAGCTCCCGTGGATCCCGGCCTCCCGCGCCGCCGTCGTCGCCCGCGAGCTCGACGAGGCGGATCTCGTCGTCGACGCCCTCTTCGGGACGGGGCTCTCGCGCCCGCTCTCCGGCCGCGCGCGCCGGCTCGTCGCGGCGGCCAACGCCGCCGGGCGCCCGATCCTGTCCGTCGACGTGCCTTCCGGACTCTCCGGCGACCGCGGCGACGTCTTCGGCCCGGCGATCCGGGCGCGGGCGACCGCGGCGATCGCCGCGCTCAAGCGCTGCCACGCGATCTTTCCCGCCCGCGCCCTCTGCGGCGAGATCGCCGTCGTCGACATCGGGATCCCGGACGCGCTCCTCGAGACCCGGGCGCACCGGTTCGCCATGATCGGATGGGAAGAGATCGCGCCGCTCTTTCCGCGGCGGCCGCCCGACGCCCACAAAGGGGACGCCGGACGGGTCGCGATCGTCGCCGGGAGCCGCGGGAAGGCGGGAGCGGCGCTGCTGGCCGCGCTCGGCGCCCTGCGCGCCGGCGCCGGCCTCGTGACGATCGCGTGCCCCGCCTCGATCGAGCCCGGATTTCTGGCCCGGCTGCCGGAGGCCATGACGCTGCCGCTCCCCGACGAAGACGGCGCGCTCTCCCCGGCGGCGGCGGAGGCGCTCCGTGCGCTGCTCGAGAGCTGCGACGCGGCCGCGGTCGGGCCGGGGCTCGGAACGGGCGAAGGCGCGCGCCGGACGGTCGCGGCGGTGGCGGCCGCGCGCCTCCCCGCCCTCTTCGACGCCGACGCGCTCAACGCGTTCGCCGGGCGTCCCGAGGCCTTTCGCCGGAAGGCGCCGTCGATCATCACGCCGCATCCCGGAGAAGCCGCGCGTCTGCTGGGATCGACGGTCGCCCGCATCCAGCGGGACCGTCCGGCAGCGGCGGCCGAGCTGGCGCGAAGGGCGCGGGCGGTCGCGATGTTGAAGGGCGCGGGGACGATCTCCGCCTCCCCCGCCGGGAATCTCTGGCTCAACCCGACGGGCTCCGCCGCCCTCGCCAAGGGAGGGACCGGCGACGTGCTCGCGGGCGTCGGCGCGGCGTTTCTCGGCCAGGGGCTCGAAGCCTCGGACGCGGCGGTCGCCGCGGCGTTCGTGCACGGGCTCGCGGGAGAAGCGGCCGGCGCCGCGCGCGGGCAGCGCGGCGCGCTCGCGACCGAGGTGGCGGACGCGGTCGCGGACGTGCTCGGCTCCATGGAATAG
- the tsaE gene encoding tRNA (adenosine(37)-N6)-threonylcarbamoyltransferase complex ATPase subunit type 1 TsaE: MRLPAKFESAGEEDTRSIARGLAADLRSGDVVALSGPLGSGKTVFVRGLAEGLGGQARAVASPTFAILHEYDCARAPSFVHLDLYRLPDDENELREIGLPDVLEGKIAAVEWPNRSAAKLLRFRYRVSIEGPADAHRTIRIEREGA; this comes from the coding sequence ATGCGGCTCCCCGCAAAATTCGAGTCGGCCGGCGAAGAAGACACGCGATCGATCGCGCGCGGCCTCGCGGCCGATCTCCGCTCGGGCGACGTCGTCGCGCTCTCCGGACCGCTCGGGAGCGGCAAGACGGTTTTCGTCCGGGGCCTCGCCGAGGGTCTCGGCGGACAGGCCCGCGCCGTCGCGTCGCCGACCTTCGCGATCCTCCACGAATACGACTGCGCGCGCGCTCCGTCGTTCGTCCATCTCGACCTCTACCGGCTGCCCGACGACGAGAACGAGCTCCGCGAGATCGGGCTTCCGGACGTGCTCGAAGGGAAGATCGCCGCCGTCGAATGGCCCAACCGGAGCGCCGCGAAGCTGCTGCGGTTCCGGTACCGGGTCTCGATCGAGGGTCCCGCGGACGCGCATCGGACGATCCGGATCGAGCGGGAGGGGGCTTGA
- a CDS encoding TlpA disulfide reductase family protein, translated as MKPKPSVRVVGTLLGLVLVFAAAARAAKPVPFPDLDLEARDGGGIRLSQLRGNVLLLNFWATWCGPCRAELPLLQDLYNRYSDRNFTVLAISVDSDRDRIAPFLKAHNLSLPIYYASPTDAAVMTSQGIPTSFIVAPDGTLEKAYVGFSPNIEKEWMERVDKYAKKKRGSK; from the coding sequence ATGAAACCGAAGCCCTCCGTCCGCGTTGTCGGGACCCTCCTCGGGCTCGTGCTCGTGTTCGCGGCCGCGGCCCGCGCGGCCAAGCCCGTCCCTTTTCCCGACCTCGACCTCGAAGCGCGCGACGGTGGCGGGATCCGGCTCTCCCAGCTCCGCGGCAACGTCTTGCTCCTCAACTTCTGGGCGACCTGGTGCGGGCCCTGCCGGGCCGAGCTCCCGCTCCTGCAGGACCTCTACAACCGCTACAGCGATCGCAACTTCACGGTGCTCGCCATCAGCGTCGATTCCGATCGCGACCGCATCGCGCCGTTCCTCAAGGCCCACAATCTCTCTCTGCCGATCTACTACGCGAGCCCTACCGATGCCGCGGTGATGACCTCGCAGGGGATCCCGACGAGCTTCATCGTCGCTCCGGACGGGACGCTGGAGAAGGCCTACGTCGGCTTCTCCCCGAACATCGAGAAGGAGTGGATGGAACGCGTCGACAAGTATGCCAAGAAGAAGAGGGGGTCGAAATGA
- a CDS encoding DUF2064 domain-containing protein — protein MPPRRPGPLPSRARTALLFFAKLPVPGRVKTRLARTVGAAAAAALAEAFLRDGAERWSAIAGVAPVLAADEPEAPFWRRTFRPPWRIEPQGPGDLGGRLARAFTRELALYDRAVAIGSDHPALPADAFALFLKQPESAVWPARDGGFAAILLSRRDARLVFPPDGSRGLFDGIEWSTPRVLEQTLERAASLGARLERVAETDDVDAEEDLERLARELAARDRSAAGFPRHTWEALRSLGRGTPA, from the coding sequence ATGCCGCCGCGCCGCCCCGGCCCCCTCCCTTCCCGCGCGCGCACCGCCCTCCTCTTCTTCGCCAAGCTCCCGGTCCCCGGGAGGGTCAAGACGCGCCTCGCCCGGACGGTCGGAGCCGCCGCCGCCGCCGCGCTGGCCGAGGCGTTCCTCCGCGACGGCGCCGAACGGTGGAGCGCGATCGCCGGGGTCGCCCCGGTCCTCGCCGCCGACGAGCCGGAAGCCCCGTTCTGGCGGCGGACCTTCCGGCCCCCCTGGCGCATCGAACCCCAGGGTCCGGGAGACCTCGGTGGGCGCCTCGCGCGCGCATTCACGCGGGAGCTCGCCCTCTACGATCGCGCCGTCGCGATCGGTTCGGACCACCCGGCGCTTCCGGCCGACGCGTTCGCGCTCTTCCTAAAGCAACCGGAAAGCGCCGTCTGGCCGGCGCGCGACGGCGGTTTCGCCGCGATCCTCCTCAGCCGCCGGGACGCCCGGCTCGTCTTCCCCCCGGACGGGAGCCGCGGACTGTTCGACGGCATCGAATGGTCGACCCCGCGCGTGCTCGAGCAGACGCTCGAGCGGGCCGCGTCGCTCGGCGCGCGGCTCGAGCGCGTCGCCGAGACCGACGACGTCGATGCGGAAGAGGACCTCGAGCGGCTCGCCCGGGAGCTCGCGGCGAGGGACCGATCGGCCGCCGGGTTTCCGCGACACACGTGGGAGGCTCTCCGGTCGCTCGGAAGGGGAACGCCCGCGTGA
- a CDS encoding asparaginase codes for MPETPAEKVAGPAANPVAVEATNPVAVEATSPVAVEATSPIVARVTRAGRVESIHRGFGAVCDASGRGVAGFGDSETPVFWRSAAKPFQVMPFLEAGGAERFGLTTEEVALAVASHSGEPAHVATAESILEKGGFSAADLRCGATPPSDEASAAAVVRDGRPFSPLHNNCSGKHAAMLLACRLLGFDPATYDDPAHPLQRLILARVAFYAGHPASKIEIGVDGCSLPVFRLPISRLAAAYARLVAPGMLDDESPAAAKARRRAVAAMIAAPFHVSGTGQFTTRFLEAGAGRWIGKEGAEGVYAIGVAAPRLLGIAFKIDDGAARPRFPVAIDILSRLGIWEGGVPESLSGDVRPAILNARGLRVGEVVAAVPVEARADAAKGPPGDPVAGRA; via the coding sequence GTGCCTGAGACGCCGGCGGAGAAGGTCGCGGGACCGGCGGCGAATCCCGTTGCCGTTGAGGCAACAAACCCGGTCGCCGTTGAGGCGACGAGTCCCGTTGCCGTTGAGGCGACGAGTCCCATCGTCGCGCGGGTGACGCGCGCCGGCCGCGTCGAGTCGATCCATCGCGGCTTCGGCGCCGTCTGTGACGCGTCGGGTCGCGGTGTGGCGGGTTTCGGAGATTCCGAAACGCCGGTCTTCTGGCGCTCGGCGGCGAAGCCATTCCAGGTCATGCCCTTCCTCGAGGCGGGCGGGGCCGAGCGCTTCGGCCTCACGACCGAGGAGGTCGCGCTCGCCGTCGCGTCGCACTCCGGCGAGCCGGCGCACGTGGCGACCGCGGAGTCGATCCTCGAGAAGGGAGGCTTCTCGGCCGCCGATTTGCGCTGCGGCGCGACCCCCCCCTCCGACGAGGCGTCGGCCGCCGCGGTCGTGCGCGACGGCCGACCCTTCTCGCCGCTCCACAACAACTGCTCCGGAAAGCATGCCGCGATGCTCCTCGCCTGCCGCCTGCTCGGGTTCGACCCGGCGACCTACGACGATCCCGCGCACCCTCTTCAACGCCTGATCCTCGCCAGGGTCGCCTTCTACGCCGGCCACCCGGCGTCGAAGATCGAGATCGGGGTCGACGGCTGCTCGCTGCCGGTGTTCCGGCTGCCGATCTCGCGCCTCGCGGCCGCCTACGCGCGTCTGGTCGCCCCGGGAATGCTCGACGACGAGTCTCCGGCCGCCGCGAAGGCGCGTCGGCGCGCGGTCGCGGCGATGATCGCCGCCCCCTTCCACGTCTCCGGGACGGGCCAGTTCACGACCCGGTTTCTCGAGGCGGGCGCCGGCCGCTGGATCGGCAAGGAAGGCGCCGAGGGGGTGTACGCGATCGGCGTCGCCGCCCCGCGGCTCCTGGGAATCGCCTTCAAGATCGACGACGGCGCCGCCCGTCCGCGATTCCCCGTCGCGATCGACATCCTCTCGCGCCTCGGGATCTGGGAGGGGGGCGTGCCCGAGTCGCTCTCCGGGGACGTCCGCCCGGCGATCCTCAACGCGAGGGGACTGCGCGTCGGGGAGGTCGTCGCCGCCGTGCCGGTCGAGGCGCGCGCGGACGCCGCGAAGGGGCCTCCGGGCGATCCGGTCGCGGGGCGCGCGTGA
- a CDS encoding tetratricopeptide repeat protein produces MKPNGSIGRNTWTVCGLAILLATAGCNKFQSRSEIRAGNELFRVGKYDTALAKYNRALELDPGEKKIYKNIGLAYMGMYQPGSKHPKDLEYAQKAIDYLRKYVEAFPDDKKAPEYLVTMYLNSGRVDDALAFFQAYSQQHPEDAKAKETMANLYFQKADFPNGVRMMEEAMRITGPKKETFETIGAQAWDKAHNYPDLTDEQRQQVITEGIDAENKALAIDPNYTEALAFINLLYREQAKLEQTSDPQKAAEDVAKADEYRNKAIELNKKKAAEKAAKGASGK; encoded by the coding sequence ATGAAACCGAACGGGTCCATCGGGCGCAACACCTGGACCGTGTGTGGTCTGGCGATCCTGCTCGCCACCGCGGGGTGCAACAAGTTCCAGTCCCGAAGCGAGATCCGGGCGGGCAACGAGCTCTTCCGCGTCGGCAAGTACGACACGGCGCTCGCCAAGTACAACCGGGCGCTCGAGCTCGACCCCGGCGAGAAGAAGATCTACAAGAACATCGGGCTCGCGTACATGGGGATGTACCAGCCGGGCTCGAAGCATCCGAAGGACCTCGAATACGCGCAGAAGGCGATCGACTATCTCAGGAAATACGTCGAGGCGTTTCCCGACGACAAGAAGGCGCCCGAGTATCTCGTGACGATGTACCTGAATTCCGGACGCGTGGACGACGCGCTCGCCTTCTTCCAGGCCTACAGCCAGCAGCACCCCGAAGACGCCAAGGCCAAGGAGACGATGGCCAACCTCTATTTCCAGAAGGCGGATTTTCCGAACGGCGTCCGGATGATGGAAGAGGCGATGCGGATCACCGGTCCGAAGAAGGAAACCTTCGAGACGATCGGCGCGCAGGCCTGGGACAAGGCGCACAACTATCCCGACCTGACCGACGAGCAGCGGCAGCAGGTGATCACGGAGGGAATCGACGCCGAAAACAAGGCGCTCGCGATCGACCCGAACTACACGGAAGCCCTCGCGTTCATCAACCTTCTCTACCGCGAGCAGGCGAAGCTCGAGCAGACGAGCGACCCGCAGAAAGCGGCCGAGGACGTCGCGAAGGCCGACGAGTACCGGAACAAGGCGATCGAGCTCAACAAGAAGAAGGCCGCCGAAAAGGCGGCCAAGGGCGCGTCGGGGAAATAA
- a CDS encoding TonB family protein codes for MFENQLIESKRRKGTGKKPLTFFLSVIIHGLVIGTVVAASLWFVEDVPEPPIPVQFYAAAPPPPPPPPPPAPKAAPQKAQPKPTPQVTERVMSPTVIPDVIPQPLPAPEPVQTPGEGVEGGVEGGVPGGVVGGVIGGTPGGTGTTPGAPLRVGGDVKAPILKERVEPVYPEPARKARMQGVVILEAIITADGTVSDVKVLKSVNPLLDAAAERAVSHWTYRPATLGGRAVSVYLTVTVNFQLH; via the coding sequence ATGTTCGAAAACCAGCTCATCGAATCGAAGCGCCGGAAGGGCACCGGCAAGAAACCGCTGACGTTCTTCCTCTCGGTGATCATCCACGGTCTGGTGATCGGGACCGTCGTCGCGGCCTCGCTCTGGTTCGTGGAGGACGTCCCCGAGCCGCCGATCCCGGTGCAGTTCTACGCGGCGGCTCCGCCGCCGCCTCCTCCCCCGCCTCCTCCGGCGCCGAAAGCCGCGCCGCAGAAGGCGCAGCCGAAGCCGACGCCGCAGGTCACGGAGCGCGTGATGTCGCCCACCGTCATACCGGACGTCATCCCGCAGCCCCTCCCCGCGCCCGAGCCCGTCCAGACACCCGGCGAAGGAGTCGAGGGAGGCGTCGAAGGGGGCGTTCCCGGCGGCGTCGTGGGCGGGGTGATCGGCGGGACGCCGGGAGGCACCGGCACCACCCCCGGCGCACCGCTCCGCGTCGGCGGCGACGTGAAGGCGCCGATCCTGAAGGAACGCGTCGAGCCCGTTTATCCCGAGCCGGCGAGGAAGGCGCGCATGCAGGGCGTCGTGATCCTCGAGGCGATCATCACCGCGGACGGCACGGTTTCGGACGTGAAGGTGCTGAAATCGGTCAATCCGCTTCTCGACGCCGCCGCCGAGCGCGCGGTGTCTCACTGGACCTACCGGCCCGCCACGCTGGGCGGGCGGGCGGTCTCCGTGTACCTCACGGTCACGGTCAACTTCCAGCTGCATTGA